A window of Sphaeramia orbicularis chromosome 8, fSphaOr1.1, whole genome shotgun sequence genomic DNA:
AATTACTTATTGTATTTGCAGCTAAGAAATTATAAAATTGGAGTATTTTCGTGTATCtttgtgacattttcaacaagtaGGCCTCCTCTTAAATGATCACAGATTTTTAGGAAGAAACATAGGaagcagagaaaaaaataaatgaacttctAAAGGTAAAGGTGTGTTCGTGTAATTCTACATTTTTGgtactttaaaaaaattaataaggtTTCATGATGTTGCTGGTGCATTAAGGAtaacttataaaaaataaaataaaatacagacctGAGAAACGTGTTTGGCTTTGATAGAAATCTACAAAAACACCTCTAAATGTGTTCATCAGTTTCTAAATCACTGTGAGTTTAATGAAAAGCTCATTTTGTATTGCAGTACTGTGATATTGCCAGCAGCATGTGGGGATTATTTGGATTTTAACCAAACTTTAAAGTCAAAGCTTTTAGAAACACACCGCCAGAACCAAACAACATGGCAGATGAAGGAACTGTCCACGGTGCTGAAGGAAAACCTCACCCTCATTTCGAGTCTTAATGGTCAAGAAATGAAGCAGACCTTTATGACTCACTCTGATGACCTTGAATGAATAAAATCCTTGGCATTGGGGTGATGTGCGTTATTTGTATTTGCTAAGTGGGGTCCAGGACTTAATCAGCCGGGACATCCGCCAAATGTCCGCACCAAATCGGTTTCATCCGCAAGTGTGCGTTCCTTCTGCAACATTTCTAAACATTTTTTAACGGCTGGTTTGCAAAACTGAGCAGTGTGCCAAGATAAAAACGAAACTTTGGCCCCGTTTactttataggaaaaaaaaatgacagcacTGCCCTCTCTCTCTTGTTGCCTGTTTAGTGAATGGAGGCCTATTGGCTCTGCAGGGagctgctgcaggtggtggcACTGGGCCTGGTCAGCCTCATATTATCCACAAACAACCCAGAGATGATTAAATCACACCTTAACATAGCTCCATATGAATGAAAACCACTTGGCTATTAAGTCTAAAAACGAATTTTGGATGTGAAGGCAAATCAGTAGATGATGCTTGAGGTTTTAAAGCCACGACTGTCTGATGAGAGGAAAGGAAAATCCAATTGCACAGTTAGtctcatttattgtcattttatttttaccaCACAGTTGGTTGAATACAAAGTTGAAAGACTTGAATTTTATGAAAAAATGCTCAGCAACACATGGGATCCCTTCAGTTCCATAGACTATTAACATTaattacaaaaacaacacaataaatacgtgcaataataataataataataataataataataataataataataataataataataatataactcaTTTAACATGGCAGATTGCAAATCAGAAGGAAAATACaaaagtttaatttaaaaagaaaaaaaaaacagtgcaatggcTCACTTTAAAGAATAGGACTAATATGAATAaataagagttaaaaaaaaaaaataaataagaaaaacaaatctgATTTGTTGTATTTTGCTTCTTTCAAAAGTTAAAACATTTTGGCCAGCCCAGCCAGTGTGTgtccatgtatgtgtgtgtgtgtatgtgtgtgcgtgtgtgtgacagTGCTGATGAAACATACAGTGACAGTCTTTCTGGGCCTTGTTGCCTCGCACTGTGGTCTGGTTGAGTTTTGCATAGATGCGAAACGATTGATTTGCTGGAGAACAGATTCTTTTCGAACAACCCAAGCACATTTTTtttctacctctctctctctctcttttttcagtttatcatttcctgGTTTTCCTCTTAAGATTTCATCCCTTCTGaaaatcaccccccccccaaccccaaatCTCGCGCGTAAAGGCGAGAAAATGTGATGTGTATTTGATTCCTAAATTCATAAAACCACTGATGTCAGCTGTAGGCAGCGATGTAGTGGTAAATGAAGTGGGTAAACTTTGACTTCCAGGCATCAAAATGCAAACaaccacacataaaaacacaaataggATTTTTAGAAAACATTTATAGTTGGAAATTCCCTTTTCCTCATAGGTCATGATATGATTTGTTCATCACATTTTCTCTTATTGATTTCAGCCTAAAACGCTGGATAGATTCTATTGCGCAAAAATAAGACAGGTGGATTGTCCTCCACTACATCCCTGACTAtagcaaaccaaaaaaaaatatcaactgaGTAAATTTAATGGCTAATGACAACGAGTGAAACGTTTCTCCAGGATGCCTCCGTCCTGACGGGTAAGCTTGTCAAAAAGTGTGCCGTGGATTGGTTGTTGATTGCAAGGGGACGCACTACaggctttttcttttcttttctttttttttttaattgtgaaaAAACGCGTTCAGTTCATCATACATGGGGGCCCGTTCATGGTGTAAGTGCATGTCGTGGTAAGGCAGGACGTTTTCAGAGTGAATGCCGCTCCGGGCCCCTGAAGAGCCAAACACCAGGTTGTGCGCCCCGGTGGGTCTGGAGCCAGGCAGGCCGGAATAATGCATAGAGTAGTGGTACCCCTTTTCGTTGTCGGGGGACGCAGAGCCTTGGTGCTTCAGGGAAAAGTTGCCATTGATGCACAGGGGTGGGCTGAGGGGCCCCTCGTATTCGGGGCTGTTATACTCCGGGGATCCGCTCCCGCCATACAGGGAGTCATAAGCCGAACAGTAGCCGTGCGTCCTCAGCGGGTGCGAGTTCGAGCCCGGTTGGCAGTGGGGACTGGAGAGACGCGCGCACTGGTAGGGGTAGGAATGCATGGAGAAGGAGCCGGAGCCGTACCTGCCCCCGTCCTGACACTGCTGCTCAGTTAAGAAGTTACGGGAGTTCAGCTGCAGGCATCCAGCCACCAGGTTGGTCGTGGGCTGGGAGAGTCCCTTACACAAGGTCTGGACGTAGGACACAAGGTCAGGCCTTTTCCCAGAGCGCAATATCTCCGACAGGGCCCAGATATAGTTTTTGGCCAATCGCAGCGTCTCGATTTTGGACAGTTTTTGCGTTTTGGAGTAACATGGCACCACTTTACGCAGATTGTCGAGCGCAGAGTTCAGGTCGTGCATGCGGGTCCGCTCCCTTGCGTTCGCCTTTATTCGCCGCATCTTGGAGCGCTCGATCCGGGCCTGGGTCATTTTGCGCTTCTTGGGGCCCCTTTTCTTGGGCCTGTCCCCTTCTGTATCCTCTCCGTCGTCTTCCTCTTCCACCTCGTCATCGTCGTCGTCTTCCCCGGCGTGTTCGGAGTGCGTCCGGCTGCCTCCTCTCAGGTCAGACGCGTCCATGTCGTCCTGGGGGTCCTGATCCTCGTCTTTGATCTTGTTGTCCTCGTCTTCGCTGTCCTCCGCCCAGCCGGAGTATTTCTGCACGTCGGGAAGCAGCGAGGGATCACTGAAAAGCCTCGTCAACATTGTGGCTCTGTGGAAGAAAaaagcaatagaggaattaaaagaATAGGCCTCTTGAAGCGCAGGAGACGCACATGTTGCCGTTAATAAGAAACAAAGATATTTCTTATAtcagggaaaaaaagcaaaacaggtTCAACTCACTGCTGTCAGCAAACACAAGCGATGAAGATGTATTAATTTATAGGTGAAAGGTCATTAAATCTCAGTAGTTGTATTAACCAGCTGCCACCCCCACGAACGATTTTTGGATTTGAATATTATTACATCgactgaaaacaaaaaataatcagaATTTTCTTCAGGATAAATAGTGTAAATATGGATGATAtaaaaaatggagaaagaaatCAACCCTAAAGCTGTGCTCTGGGCTACAGCCAGACGGATCCCCTTTTAATTCCCTGCTGTCATCCGTGTGCCCTGTCGCGTCCTTTCGCAGCGGGTCCCAGCGGCAGGGGCCACATTACAGGTCCCATGGGGGCCCCCACTTTCACTCCTCCTGACGCCCATATACACTTCCTGGCTACATTCCAGCACTATTCATCCACACCATACACCTCTCGTCAGAGGAGGAGgcgaaaaggattttttttttgtttttgttttaatgattAAATTTATAGGCTGGAGCTGGGTTTTAAAGTCGCGCTGATTATTAAATTAAGTCTCATTGACGTATCTTTATTCATACCATAAAACAAATATCGAGGAACTATTTTAAAGGCACGTCCTGGAAGCCTGGAATCAAAATGAAAATAtcaaaaacgtaaaaaaaataaaaataaaaaaaaaacatcagttggATTAGATATactaatgatttaaaaaaaaaaaaatctacaaaaaacagcacaaaaataTTAAATGATGATAATGTTTTTAAAGATTGCGtatattttatgttaaaataggcacatttttaaatatattgcacaaaaatacctaaaaatcacctataATGAGTCATAttcatatactacataaaaatactaataaagcAATCCAAAAATAAACTGATCAGCCTACCACTTGATAAGTAAATGCAGTTCCATTCCAGAAAAAAAAGGCTACAGAGAGAGACGAGGTGATCTTTGACAGCTTCAATAAGCCTCCATTGGCTTCCTCCCTAACATGTTTCACATCCCATCTATTATTATAGTGGAGCAGGAGATAGACTCGCAGCCCATGGTTAAGGTAGGCTGTGATGGTTGGTTAATTATCTCGGGGGGTGTGCCAGGGGCAAAATCTAGTTTTTAAATCTCAGGCTCAGGAGGTTTGCTCaattagaagcaaaaaaaaaaaaaaaaaaaaaaacacacacaacaacgtTTAATTAACAGACCATGCAGTTACACGAAATAGATTTCACACATAATTCAGTATGCAAGAGTGCATGATTTCAAAGCACTTTTAGCCAGCGATAACCCTTTACAGATGGAAATCGCTTGTATCCTTTTAGCCCTcgttaaatataaaaacacatttctgGAAACACAAATATCCTTTCTGGCAAATAAcatccccccaccaccaccaccaccaccatcaccatcaaccaaaac
This region includes:
- the LOC115424710 gene encoding neurogenic differentiation factor 2-like isoform X1, which encodes MKGATMLTRLFSDPSLLPDVQKYSGWAEDSEDEDNKIKDEDQDPQDDMDASDLRGGSRTHSEHAGEDDDDDEVEEEDDGEDTEGDRPKKRGPKKRKMTQARIERSKMRRIKANARERTRMHDLNSALDNLRKVVPCYSKTQKLSKIETLRLAKNYIWALSEILRSGKRPDLVSYVQTLCKGLSQPTTNLVAGCLQLNSRNFLTEQQCQDGGRYGSGSFSMHSYPYQCARLSSPHCQPGSNSHPLRTHGYCSAYDSLYGGSGSPEYNSPEYEGPLSPPLCINGNFSLKHQGSASPDNEKGYHYSMHYSGLPGSRPTGAHNLVFGSSGARSGIHSENVLPYHDMHLHHERAPMYDELNAFFHN
- the LOC115424710 gene encoding neurogenic differentiation factor 2-like isoform X2, with translation MLTRLFSDPSLLPDVQKYSGWAEDSEDEDNKIKDEDQDPQDDMDASDLRGGSRTHSEHAGEDDDDDEVEEEDDGEDTEGDRPKKRGPKKRKMTQARIERSKMRRIKANARERTRMHDLNSALDNLRKVVPCYSKTQKLSKIETLRLAKNYIWALSEILRSGKRPDLVSYVQTLCKGLSQPTTNLVAGCLQLNSRNFLTEQQCQDGGRYGSGSFSMHSYPYQCARLSSPHCQPGSNSHPLRTHGYCSAYDSLYGGSGSPEYNSPEYEGPLSPPLCINGNFSLKHQGSASPDNEKGYHYSMHYSGLPGSRPTGAHNLVFGSSGARSGIHSENVLPYHDMHLHHERAPMYDELNAFFHN